One Bacteroidales bacterium DNA window includes the following coding sequences:
- the rpsD gene encoding 30S ribosomal protein S4 — protein MARYIGPKTKIARKFRDPIYGPDKTYEKKNYPPGMHGATKRRRKQSEYGVQLQEKQKAKYTYGILERQFKNTFYRATRKKGITGEILLQLCEARLDNVVFRFGIAPTRAAARQLVTHRHIIVNGEVVNVPSFSVRPGDLVGVRERSRSLETITDSLAGRFQKYSWLEWDEDKLTGRFMNYPERSEIPENIREQLIVELYSK, from the coding sequence ATGGCACGATATATCGGACCGAAAACAAAAATTGCACGGAAGTTCAGGGACCCTATCTATGGACCTGACAAAACGTATGAAAAGAAAAACTATCCCCCGGGCATGCACGGGGCAACAAAAAGGAGAAGGAAACAATCGGAATACGGGGTTCAGCTGCAGGAAAAACAAAAGGCAAAGTACACTTACGGCATCCTGGAACGCCAGTTCAAAAATACCTTCTACAGGGCGACCCGCAAGAAGGGTATCACCGGTGAAATCCTGCTGCAACTCTGCGAAGCACGACTTGACAATGTCGTGTTCAGGTTCGGGATCGCCCCCACAAGGGCTGCCGCAAGGCAACTGGTCACACACCGCCATATCATCGTCAATGGCGAAGTGGTCAATGTTCCTTCTTTTTCAGTCAGGCCTGGCGACCTGGTCGGCGTCAGGGAACGCTCCAGATCACTGGAAACAATTACAGATTCACTGGCTGGAAGATTTCAGAAATATTCATGGCTGGAATGGGATGAAGATAAACTGACCGGGAGATTCATGAATTACCCCGAACGATCCGAAATTCCCGAAAATATTCGGGAACAGCTGATCGTCGAGTTGTACTCCAAGTAA
- the rplQ gene encoding 50S ribosomal protein L17 — protein MRHRRNFNHLSRTSTHRKSMLSNMASSLILKKRINTTLAKAKALRVYVEPIITRAKEDTTHSRRVVFSYLQNKEAVTELFREVSQKVANRPGGYTRILKTGNRLGDSAEMALIELVDYNEYLLGTKADEKKEKAGTRRRRGLGRKKTVAEATPVAAAKSSRKEEPEAAAEPEPAEPEADETTSEEK, from the coding sequence ATGAGACACAGGAGGAATTTTAACCATTTAAGCAGAACATCCACACACCGGAAATCGATGCTGTCGAATATGGCTTCATCCCTGATCCTGAAAAAAAGGATCAACACCACGCTGGCCAAGGCCAAAGCGTTACGGGTCTATGTTGAGCCTATCATTACAAGGGCTAAGGAGGATACCACCCACTCCAGAAGGGTCGTTTTCAGCTATCTTCAGAACAAGGAAGCCGTTACGGAACTTTTCAGGGAGGTATCCCAGAAAGTGGCCAACCGTCCCGGTGGATATACCCGTATCCTGAAAACAGGTAACCGTTTGGGTGACAGTGCAGAAATGGCATTGATCGAATTGGTGGATTACAACGAATACCTTCTGGGGACAAAGGCGGACGAAAAGAAGGAAAAAGCAGGCACACGCAGACGTCGTGGGCTTGGTCGGAAAAAGACCGTTGCAGAAGCAACTCCTGTCGCCGCAGCAAAGTCCTCCCGGAAAGAAGAACCCGAAGCCGCCGCTGAGCCTGAACCTGCTGAACCGGAAGCCGACGAAACAACCTCCGAAGAGAAGTAA
- a CDS encoding DNA-directed RNA polymerase subunit alpha — translation MAILAFQKPDKVIMIEADQFKGSFEFRPLEPGFGITIGNSLRRILLSSLEGYAITSIRIEGVDQEFSSIKGVVEDVTDIILNLKQIRFKRQLDSETSEKVTVMIQNEAVLKAGDLNKFLSIFQVLNPDLVICHMQPNSKLNMEITIERGRGYVPAEENKVMNVPLGIIFLDSIHTPIKNVKYHVENYRVEQKTDYEKLVMEITTDGSIHPKEALKEAAKILIQHFMLFSDEKITFDTEEKSVTDEFDENTLHIRQLLKTRLVDMDLSVRALNCLKAADVETLGDLVTFNKTDLLKFRNFGKKSLTELEELVKSKGLDFGMNTAKYKLEKE, via the coding sequence ATGGCCATTTTAGCTTTTCAGAAACCCGATAAAGTGATCATGATCGAAGCTGATCAGTTCAAGGGCTCCTTTGAGTTCAGACCCCTTGAACCTGGCTTTGGCATCACCATTGGCAACTCCCTGCGCAGGATACTCCTTTCCTCACTGGAAGGATATGCCATTACTTCCATCCGGATCGAAGGAGTGGACCAGGAATTTTCATCCATAAAAGGAGTGGTGGAGGATGTGACGGATATCATCCTGAACCTCAAACAAATTCGTTTCAAACGACAACTGGATTCTGAAACCAGCGAGAAGGTGACGGTGATGATCCAGAACGAAGCAGTATTAAAAGCAGGGGATCTGAATAAATTCCTGTCCATCTTCCAGGTGCTCAATCCCGATCTGGTGATTTGCCATATGCAGCCCAATAGCAAGCTCAACATGGAAATCACCATTGAAAGGGGCAGGGGATACGTCCCGGCGGAGGAAAATAAAGTCATGAACGTTCCCCTGGGTATCATTTTCCTGGATTCCATCCACACCCCCATCAAGAATGTAAAATACCACGTTGAAAACTACAGGGTGGAGCAGAAGACCGATTATGAAAAGCTTGTCATGGAGATCACGACGGATGGATCGATCCATCCGAAAGAAGCACTGAAGGAAGCTGCCAAGATTCTGATACAGCATTTCATGCTTTTCTCTGATGAAAAGATCACGTTCGACACCGAGGAAAAATCAGTCACGGACGAATTTGACGAAAATACACTGCATATCCGGCAGCTGCTGAAAACCCGACTGGTGGATATGGACCTTTCTGTCAGGGCATTGAATTGCCTGAAAGCAGCCGACGTGGAAACCCTGGGCGACCTGGTCACGTTCAATAAAACAGATCTGTTGAAATTCAGGAACTTTGGAAAGAAATCCCTGACTGAACTGGAAGAGCTGGTGAAATCAAAAGGGCTGGATTTCGGCATGAATACAGCGAAGTATAAATTAGAAAAGGAATAA